In a genomic window of Nostoc sp. UHCC 0870:
- a CDS encoding dihydrolipoamide acetyltransferase family protein — protein sequence MSIHEVFMPALSSTMTEGKIVSWVKSPGDKVEKGETVVVVESDKADMDVETFYEGYLAHIVVQAGDSAPVGAAIAYVAETEAEIEAAKSMGNAGGAAATPTATPELVAATASVGTPTVASQNGSNHKEGRLVASPRARKLAKELKVDLTTLKGSGPYGRIVAEDVESVVGKITAPAAPTTPAPSITPVAPPAPRTAAPAPAPVAAVPGQIAPFNALQNAVVRNMVASLAVPEFRVSYTITTDGLDKLYKQIKSKGVTMTALLAKAVAVTLQKHPLLNASYSDQGVVYHGDINIAVAVAMDDGGLITPVLKNADQVDIYSLSRNWKSLVERARAKQLQPDEYNSGTFTLSNLGMYGVDTFDAILPPGQGSILAIGASRPQVVATPDGLFGVRQQMQVNITSDHRIIYGADAAAFLQDLAKLIETNAQSLTL from the coding sequence ATGAGCATTCACGAAGTATTCATGCCGGCGTTGAGTTCCACTATGACCGAAGGCAAAATTGTCTCCTGGGTAAAATCGCCGGGGGATAAAGTGGAAAAAGGCGAAACAGTGGTGGTTGTTGAGTCAGATAAGGCAGATATGGATGTAGAAACCTTCTATGAAGGGTATCTCGCACATATCGTAGTCCAAGCTGGTGACAGTGCGCCTGTAGGAGCTGCGATCGCTTATGTTGCAGAAACTGAAGCCGAAATCGAAGCCGCCAAATCTATGGGAAATGCCGGCGGTGCAGCAGCTACTCCTACCGCTACGCCTGAACTAGTTGCAGCTACAGCCTCAGTAGGAACACCAACTGTAGCATCTCAAAACGGGTCTAACCACAAGGAAGGTAGACTTGTTGCGTCACCAAGAGCGCGGAAGTTAGCCAAAGAACTGAAAGTGGATTTAACCACCCTCAAAGGTAGTGGCCCTTACGGTCGGATTGTCGCCGAGGATGTAGAATCTGTCGTGGGTAAAATTACTGCACCTGCTGCTCCCACAACTCCTGCACCAAGCATCACCCCAGTTGCACCACCAGCACCACGGACAGCAGCACCCGCACCTGCACCAGTAGCAGCAGTTCCTGGTCAAATAGCACCATTCAATGCTCTGCAAAATGCCGTGGTTCGGAATATGGTAGCTAGCCTAGCTGTCCCAGAATTCCGGGTTAGTTACACAATCACCACTGATGGGTTAGACAAACTTTACAAACAAATTAAATCTAAAGGCGTAACAATGACAGCGTTACTGGCGAAAGCAGTAGCGGTGACATTACAAAAACACCCACTTTTAAATGCTAGCTATTCCGATCAAGGTGTGGTTTATCATGGCGACATCAATATTGCCGTAGCTGTGGCGATGGATGATGGCGGTTTAATTACACCCGTATTAAAAAATGCTGACCAAGTAGATATTTATTCCCTTTCACGCAACTGGAAGTCTCTAGTAGAACGCGCTAGAGCCAAACAACTACAACCTGATGAATATAACAGTGGTACTTTCACCCTGTCTAACCTGGGAATGTATGGCGTAGATACATTTGATGCCATTTTACCCCCCGGACAAGGTTCAATTTTAGCGATCGGTGCATCTCGTCCCCAAGTTGTAGCTACCCCAGATGGTTTGTTTGGTGTGCGTCAACAAATGCAGGTCAATATTACTTCTGACCACCGCATTATTTATGGTGCTGATGCGGCGGCGTTTTTACAAGACTTAGCTAAGTTAATTGAGACTAATGCTCAATCTTTAACTCTTTAG
- a CDS encoding YlqD family protein: protein MTDFSNPNLLLKRVVNVKVIVTPLWKEEVQQQLQAQINQLDQQLQQLDVEGQRAISAIQKQSLQPPGPQTLQQIDNIQQQINQKKTEFLEQKNQMLQNLQQVQLLELDQEVNQFQMEGFFRVERGDNLISKMQVEIVLRDGVVEDIRGDL, encoded by the coding sequence ATGACAGATTTCTCCAACCCGAATTTGCTGTTAAAGCGCGTCGTTAACGTCAAAGTCATTGTCACCCCCCTCTGGAAAGAGGAAGTGCAACAACAACTGCAAGCGCAGATCAACCAACTTGATCAGCAATTGCAACAGTTGGACGTTGAAGGACAAAGAGCGATTTCCGCCATTCAAAAGCAAAGTCTCCAGCCACCCGGCCCCCAAACCCTCCAACAAATTGATAATATCCAACAGCAAATCAATCAAAAGAAAACCGAATTCCTAGAACAGAAAAACCAAATGCTCCAAAATCTCCAGCAAGTACAGTTGCTGGAGTTGGATCAAGAAGTGAATCAATTTCAAATGGAAGGCTTTTTCCGTGTTGAACGGGGCGATAACTTAATTAGCAAAATGCAAGTTGAAATCGTTCTCCGTGATGGAGTTGTCGAAGACATTCGTGGCGATCTTTAA